A window from Acropora palmata chromosome 14, jaAcrPala1.3, whole genome shotgun sequence encodes these proteins:
- the LOC141865691 gene encoding uncharacterized protein LOC141865691, whose product MDGNFGDFASYELSSTMRSAFNANTQITHQLKKTVKILEADRDMKLLNLQIEKDEIHSLSPSFGRKLVKTPSQLNGSRSGTPVPKLGFNTVLHRDEVSRLQKYLKPQTLHLDQAGLIATPPRVRKTATMIERSSRGSPKQFKTHSPLASPLTGRKNLTRFSSSPPMSLSGNPNQSSVARDGPYLKSLHQPNNKMYGKQGSPLLRGSNAESLAPLNSPAEFKLEQVTNQCGQIVYRPLTTAQISLGGREAPHRGLLLRPVLSSKAQVKLKDIKENVFDRLYPNSKGSNSRFQHRDCSLHFGNLMLDEGRIRRRSLSLSDLPELLDED is encoded by the coding sequence ATGGATGGAAATTTCGGGGACTTTGCGTCCTATGAATTGAGCTCTACCATGCGCAGCGCTTTCAACGCAAACACGCAAATAACTCATCAACTTAAGAAAACAGTAAAAATCTTGGAAGCTGATAGAGATATGAAGCTTCTAAATTTGCAGATCGAGAAAGATGAAATTCACAGTTTGTCTCCTTCATTTGGGCGGAAACTAGTCAAGACTCCATCACAACTAAACGGCTCGAGAAGTGGAACACCGGTTCCGAAACTTGGGTTTAACACTGTGTTGCACAGAGACGAGGTGTCAAGGCTACAAAAATATCTTAAGCCGCAAACTCTCCATTTGGATCAAGCAGGCCTCATTGCTACTCCTCCAAGGGTCAGAAAAACAGCTACAATGATTGAGCGTTCATCACGAGGATCCCcgaaacaatttaaaacgcATTCACCGCTCGCATCTCCCTTGACGGGTCGAAAGAACTTAACGCGATTCTCAAGTTCTCCGCCAATGTCTTTAAGTGGGAACCCGAATCAGTCAAGCGTGGCAAGGGATGGCCCTTACCTAAAATCTCTACACCAACCGAATAACAAAATGTATGGAAAGCAAGGTTCACCTCTGCTCCGCGGGTCAAATGCTGAGTCGCTTGCGCCTCTAAACTCACCAGCTGAATTTAAGCTTGAACAAGTAACAAACCAGTGCGGTCAAATCGTGTATCGCCCTTTAACAACTGCACAAATCTCCCTTGGTGGTAGAGAAGCACCTCACCGAGGGCTTTTGTTAAGGCCCGTGTTATCATCAAAAGCGCAAGTAAAACTGAAGgatataaaagaaaatgtcttTGATCGGCTTTACCCAAATAGCAAGGGATCTAATTCTAGATTTCAACATCGAGACTGTTCATTACACTTTGGTAATCTGATGTTGGACGAAGGAAGAATTAGGCGTCGGTCGCTGTCGCTCTCGGACCTACCGGAATTGTTGGATGAAGATTGA